In one Pseudomonas sp. R84 genomic region, the following are encoded:
- a CDS encoding GntR family transcriptional regulator codes for MDQLDPPVISGDDSETLSENVFRRIQAAIVKGEIAPGSKISEPELARTYGISRGPLREAIHRLEGQRLLVRVPHVGARVVSLSHAELLELYEIRESLEGMACRLAAERMSVEEIDELRRVLETHERDAAFQAGVGYYQQEGDFDFHYRIIQGSGNRTLTQMLCGELYQLVRMYRIQFSTTPNRPRQAFAEHHRILDAIADRDGELAELLMRRHIGASKRNIARHYQDGTHNKTATERGES; via the coding sequence CTGGATCAACTCGATCCCCCGGTCATCAGCGGCGACGATTCCGAGACACTCTCGGAAAACGTCTTCCGGCGCATTCAGGCAGCCATCGTCAAAGGCGAGATCGCTCCGGGCAGCAAGATCTCCGAGCCGGAGCTGGCGCGCACCTACGGCATCAGCCGTGGGCCGTTGCGTGAGGCGATTCATCGCCTGGAAGGCCAGCGCCTGCTGGTGCGCGTACCACACGTTGGTGCGCGGGTGGTCTCGCTCAGCCACGCCGAATTGCTCGAACTCTACGAAATCCGCGAATCCCTCGAGGGCATGGCCTGCCGTCTGGCGGCCGAACGCATGAGCGTCGAAGAAATCGACGAACTGCGCCGGGTGCTGGAAACCCACGAGCGCGACGCGGCGTTTCAGGCCGGCGTGGGTTATTACCAACAGGAAGGTGATTTCGACTTCCATTACCGGATCATCCAGGGCAGCGGCAACCGCACGCTGACGCAGATGCTCTGCGGCGAGCTCTATCAATTGGTGCGCATGTACCGCATCCAGTTCTCCACCACACCGAACCGCCCGCGTCAGGCCTTCGCCGAACACCACCGGATTCTCGATGCCATCGCCGACCGTGACGGCGAGCTCGCGGAATTGTTGATGCGCCGTCACATCGGCGCCTCGAAACGCAACATCGCCCGTCATTACCAGGACGGCACCCACAATAAGACAGCCACTGAACGAGGTGAGTCATGA
- the prpB gene encoding methylisocitrate lyase, with protein MSSKHSTPGQRFRDAVASEHPLQVVGAINANHALLAKRAGFKAIYLSGGGVAAGSLGVPDLGITGLDDVLTDVRRITDVCDLPLLVDVDTGFGSSAFNVARTVKSMIKFGAAAIHIEDQVGAKRCGHRPNKEIVSQQEMVDRIKAAVDARTDDSFVIMARTDALAVEGLESALDRAAACIEAGADMIFPEAITELEMYKLFANRVKAPILANITEFGSTPLYTTEQLAGADVSLVLYPLSAFRAMNKAAENVYTAIRRDGTQQNVIDTMQTRMELYDRIDYHTFEQKLDALFAQKKG; from the coding sequence ATGAGTTCCAAGCACAGCACCCCAGGCCAGCGTTTCCGCGATGCGGTCGCCAGCGAGCATCCCTTGCAGGTGGTCGGCGCGATCAACGCCAACCACGCGCTGCTGGCCAAGCGCGCCGGTTTCAAGGCGATCTACCTGTCCGGTGGCGGGGTGGCCGCAGGCTCGCTCGGCGTGCCGGATCTGGGCATCACCGGTCTGGATGACGTGCTGACCGACGTGCGCCGTATCACCGACGTTTGCGATCTGCCGCTGCTGGTCGACGTCGACACCGGTTTCGGCTCGTCGGCGTTCAACGTCGCGCGCACGGTGAAGTCGATGATCAAGTTCGGCGCGGCGGCGATTCATATCGAGGATCAGGTTGGCGCCAAGCGTTGCGGCCACCGTCCTAATAAAGAGATCGTCAGCCAGCAGGAAATGGTCGACCGCATCAAAGCCGCCGTTGATGCCCGCACCGACGACAGCTTTGTGATCATGGCCCGCACCGATGCGCTGGCGGTGGAAGGTCTGGAATCGGCACTCGATCGCGCTGCCGCGTGCATTGAGGCCGGTGCTGACATGATTTTCCCGGAAGCGATCACTGAGCTGGAGATGTACAAGCTGTTCGCCAACCGTGTGAAAGCGCCGATTCTGGCCAACATCACCGAGTTCGGTTCGACACCGCTGTACACCACCGAGCAACTGGCTGGCGCCGATGTTTCGCTGGTGCTCTATCCACTGTCGGCGTTCCGCGCGATGAACAAGGCCGCGGAAAACGTCTACACCGCAATCCGCCGCGACGGCACGCAGCAGAATGTCATCGACACCATGCAGACTCGCATGGAGCTTTACGATCGCATCGATTACCACACGTTCGAGCAGAAGCTCGATGCGTTGTTTGCACAAAAGAAAGGCTGA
- the prpC gene encoding 2-methylcitrate synthase — MAEAKVLSGAGLRGQVAGQTALSTVGQAGAGLTYRGYDVRELAADAQFEEVAYLLLYGELPTKAQLDEYQGKLSKLRDLPQALKEVLERIPADAHPMDVMRTGCSFLGNIEPEKDFSEQRDRTDRLLAAFPAIMCYWYRFSHDGKRINCVSDEPTIGGHFLHLLHDKKPSELHVKVMNVSLILYAEHEFNASTFTARVCASTLSDLYSCVTAAIGSLRGPLHGGANEAAMEMIERFSSPEEAIKGTLGMLERKDKIMGFGHAIYKDSDPRNEVIKGWSKKLADEVGDKVLFPVSEAIDKTMWEQKKLFPNADFYHASAYHFMGIPTKLFTPIFVCSRLTGWAAHVFEQRANNRIIRPSAEYVGVEQRKFVPIERR, encoded by the coding sequence ATGGCCGAAGCAAAAGTACTCAGTGGCGCCGGGCTCCGTGGCCAGGTTGCCGGGCAAACCGCACTGTCCACCGTGGGCCAGGCCGGTGCCGGGCTGACCTATCGCGGCTACGACGTGCGTGAACTGGCAGCCGATGCGCAATTTGAAGAAGTCGCGTACTTGCTGCTGTACGGCGAGCTGCCAACGAAAGCGCAACTTGACGAATACCAAGGCAAACTGAGCAAGCTGCGCGACCTGCCGCAAGCGCTGAAAGAAGTGCTCGAACGCATCCCTGCCGACGCCCACCCGATGGACGTGATGCGCACCGGTTGCTCGTTCCTCGGCAACATCGAACCGGAGAAAGACTTCTCCGAGCAGCGCGACAGGACTGACCGTCTGCTCGCCGCGTTCCCGGCGATCATGTGCTACTGGTATCGCTTCAGCCACGACGGCAAACGCATCAACTGCGTTAGCGACGAGCCGACTATCGGCGGCCACTTCCTGCACCTGCTGCACGACAAGAAACCGAGCGAACTGCACGTCAAAGTGATGAACGTCTCGCTGATCCTTTACGCCGAACACGAATTCAACGCCTCGACCTTCACCGCCCGCGTTTGCGCCTCGACCCTGTCCGATTTGTATTCTTGCGTGACCGCCGCCATCGGCTCACTGCGCGGCCCGTTGCACGGTGGCGCCAACGAAGCGGCGATGGAAATGATCGAACGCTTCTCGTCGCCGGAAGAGGCAATCAAAGGCACCCTCGGCATGCTCGAACGCAAAGACAAGATCATGGGCTTCGGCCACGCGATCTATAAGGACAGCGATCCGCGCAACGAGGTGATCAAGGGCTGGTCGAAAAAACTCGCGGATGAAGTCGGTGACAAGGTGTTGTTTCCGGTTTCCGAAGCGATCGACAAGACCATGTGGGAGCAGAAAAAACTGTTCCCCAACGCCGATTTCTACCATGCCTCGGCGTACCACTTCATGGGCATCCCGACCAAGCTGTTCACGCCGATTTTCGTCTGCTCGCGCCTGACCGGCTGGGCTGCGCATGTGTTCGAACAGCGCGCCAACAACCGCATCATCCGTCCAAGCGCCGAGTACGTCGGCGTTGAACAGCGCAAGTTCGTGCCAATCGAACGTCGCTGA
- the acnD gene encoding Fe/S-dependent 2-methylisocitrate dehydratase AcnD codes for MNTEFRKTLTGSPLDYFDARAAVEAIQPGSYDTLPYTSRVLAENLVRRCDPATLTDSLKQLIERKRDLDFPWFPARVVCHDILGQTALVDLAGLRDAIALQGGDPAQVNPVVPTQLIVDHSLAVEAGGFDKQAFEKNRAIEDRRNEDRFHFINWTKKAFKNVDVIPPGNGIMHQINLEKMSPVIQVREGVAFPDTCVGTDSHTPHVDALGVIAIGVGGLEAESVMLGRASWMRLPESVGVELTGKLQPGITATDMVLALTEYLRKQKVVGAWLEFFGEGAAALTLGDRATISNMAPEYGATAAMFYIDQQTIDYLKLTGREDQQVQLVEQYAKLTGLWADSLKGAQYERGLTFDLSSVVRNMAGPSNPHARVAVSDLAAKGISGQWDDVPGQMPDGAVIIAAITSCTNTSNPRNVIAAGLLARNANKLGLTRKPWVKSSLAPGSKTVALYLDEAGLTTELEQLGFGVVAFACTTCNGMSGALDPLIQQEIIDRDLYATAVLSGNRNFDGRIHPYAKQAFLASPPLVVAYAIAGTIRFDIEKDVLGVVDGKEIRLKDIWPSDEEIDAVVKSSVKPEQFRQVYIPMFAIHEDTGPKVTPLYDWREMSTYIRRPPYWEGALAGARPLKGMRPLAVLPDNITTDHLSPSNAIMLDSAAGEYLAKMGLPEEDFNSYATHRGDHLTAQRATFANPKLFNEMVVENGKVKQGSLARVEPERKVMRMWEAIETYMERKQPLIIIAGADYGQGSSRDWAAKGVRLAGVEAIAAEGFERIHRTNLVGMGVLPLEFKAGTDRHTLAIDGSETYDVIGERKPRADLTMVIHRQNGERVEVPVTCRLDTAEEVSIYEAGGVLQRFAQDFLEESAVAV; via the coding sequence ATGAACACAGAATTCCGTAAAACCCTGACCGGCAGCCCTCTGGATTATTTCGACGCCCGTGCGGCGGTCGAAGCGATTCAGCCCGGCAGTTACGACACCCTGCCGTACACCTCCCGCGTGCTGGCGGAAAACCTCGTACGTCGCTGCGACCCGGCCACGCTCACCGATTCCCTCAAACAACTGATCGAACGCAAACGCGACCTCGACTTCCCGTGGTTCCCGGCGCGCGTGGTCTGCCACGACATTCTCGGCCAGACCGCGCTGGTCGACCTCGCCGGTTTGCGTGACGCGATCGCCTTGCAGGGCGGCGATCCGGCGCAGGTCAATCCGGTGGTGCCGACGCAATTGATCGTCGACCACTCGCTGGCAGTGGAAGCGGGCGGTTTCGACAAGCAGGCGTTCGAGAAAAACCGCGCCATCGAAGACCGGCGCAACGAAGACCGTTTTCACTTCATCAACTGGACCAAAAAGGCTTTCAAGAACGTTGATGTGATCCCGCCGGGCAACGGCATCATGCACCAGATCAACCTGGAGAAAATGTCACCGGTGATTCAGGTGCGTGAGGGCGTCGCGTTCCCCGATACTTGCGTCGGCACCGACAGCCACACCCCGCATGTCGATGCTTTGGGCGTGATCGCCATCGGCGTCGGCGGCCTCGAAGCCGAGAGCGTGATGCTCGGTCGCGCTTCGTGGATGCGTCTGCCGGAAAGCGTCGGCGTCGAGCTGACCGGCAAGCTGCAACCGGGCATCACCGCCACCGACATGGTGCTGGCGCTGACCGAATACCTGCGCAAACAGAAAGTCGTCGGCGCGTGGCTGGAATTCTTCGGCGAAGGCGCCGCCGCGCTGACCCTCGGCGACCGCGCAACCATCTCCAACATGGCCCCGGAATATGGCGCCACGGCGGCGATGTTCTACATCGATCAGCAGACCATCGATTACCTGAAACTGACCGGTCGTGAAGACCAGCAAGTGCAGCTCGTCGAGCAATACGCCAAGCTCACCGGCCTCTGGGCCGACAGTCTGAAAGGTGCGCAATATGAGCGCGGTCTGACTTTCGACCTGTCTTCGGTGGTGCGCAACATGGCCGGCCCGAGCAACCCGCACGCGCGCGTCGCGGTGTCGGATCTGGCCGCCAAAGGCATCTCCGGGCAGTGGGATGACGTGCCGGGGCAAATGCCTGACGGCGCGGTGATCATCGCCGCCATCACCAGTTGCACCAACACTAGCAACCCGCGCAACGTGATTGCTGCCGGCCTGCTGGCGCGCAACGCCAACAAGCTCGGTCTGACCCGCAAGCCGTGGGTGAAATCCTCGCTGGCGCCGGGTTCGAAAACCGTGGCGTTGTACCTCGATGAAGCAGGACTGACCACTGAGCTGGAGCAGCTCGGTTTCGGTGTCGTCGCCTTCGCTTGCACCACGTGCAATGGCATGTCCGGCGCGCTCGATCCGCTGATCCAGCAAGAGATTATCGATCGCGATCTCTACGCCACCGCCGTGCTCTCGGGCAACCGCAACTTCGACGGCCGCATTCACCCGTACGCCAAGCAAGCGTTCCTCGCCTCGCCGCCGCTGGTGGTCGCCTATGCGATTGCCGGGACCATCCGCTTCGATATCGAGAAGGACGTGTTGGGCGTGGTCGATGGCAAGGAAATCCGCCTGAAAGACATCTGGCCGAGCGATGAAGAAATCGACGCCGTGGTGAAGTCTTCGGTCAAGCCTGAGCAGTTCCGTCAGGTCTACATTCCGATGTTCGCCATCCACGAAGACACCGGCCCGAAAGTCACGCCGCTGTACGACTGGCGCGAGATGAGCACCTACATCCGCCGTCCGCCGTACTGGGAAGGCGCACTGGCCGGCGCCCGTCCGCTCAAAGGCATGCGCCCGCTGGCGGTGCTGCCGGACAACATCACCACCGATCACCTGTCGCCGTCCAACGCAATCATGCTCGACAGCGCCGCCGGCGAATACCTGGCGAAAATGGGTCTGCCGGAAGAAGACTTCAACTCGTACGCCACCCACCGTGGTGACCACTTGACCGCGCAACGCGCGACGTTCGCCAACCCGAAACTGTTCAACGAAATGGTCGTGGAAAACGGCAAGGTCAAGCAGGGTTCGCTGGCCCGTGTCGAGCCGGAAAGAAAAGTGATGCGCATGTGGGAAGCCATCGAAACCTACATGGAACGCAAGCAGCCGCTGATCATCATTGCCGGCGCCGATTACGGTCAGGGATCGTCCCGCGACTGGGCGGCGAAAGGCGTGCGACTGGCCGGCGTCGAAGCGATTGCCGCTGAGGGTTTCGAGCGCATTCACCGCACCAACCTGGTGGGCATGGGCGTGTTGCCGCTGGAGTTCAAAGCGGGCACCGACCGTCACACCCTGGCCATCGACGGCAGCGAAACCTACGACGTGATCGGCGAGCGCAAACCGCGTGCGGATCTGACAATGGTGATCCATCGCCAGAACGGCGAGCGCGTTGAGGTGCCGGTGACCTGTCGTCTGGATACCGCTGAAGAAGTGTCGATCTACGAGGCTGGCGGCGTATTGCAGCGCTTCGCGCAGGACTTCCTTGAAGAGTCGGCGGTTGCCGTTTAA